TGGCGCATTGCATTATTGCGAATTAAGTATGCGCGGCTATCGCCAACATTCGCCAGAAACGCCACATTTTTGAAGATCAGCAAGGCCACCGAAGTGGTTCCCATATTGCCACGGCCACGATCGAAGACAGCCTGATTGGCACTCACGATAGCAGTAGTGAGGGCTTTGGGAATATCGCTTTGAACAACGTTCGGAAATGTTGCCAACATGGTTTGCACAGCCGTTTGACTGGCAACTTCGCCAGCTAAATGACCGCCCATGCCATCGCAAACAACAAAAAGTTGGATTCCGTTTGGTAGCGGGTCGCCCACGCCATAGGCATCTTGGTTAACTTCGCGTGAACGCCCAATGTCGGTTTGTGCGCTGTGGCGTAGCTTCATCGATACTCCTGTCAATCCCGGGACGATTTACATCGTGAGTGTATCGGCGCGAGTATAGCATAGGCCGTACTATGCAGCAACAATACAATCGGCTGTTAGCTAAAATTTGGCTTATTTTTGTTATTGTATTGATCATCTGGGTGAATGTCTATAGGCAGAAAGCCCAAAATGCCCTGTGCTATAATTGCGCAATTAAAAGATCCGCATGAAAGGTATTGGTTTTTCCTATGGCATTTGCAATCGGGATTGATCTCGGGGGCACGCATTTACGTGCGGCCTTAGTTGACCGAGATGGTGAAATTCTTGCTCATGAACGGATTCGCACCGAAGCCCATGAAGGTGCTGAAGCAGTTGTTGGTCGGATTACTCAATTAATTAACGCCATGATCGCTGCGGCGAATGGTGCAACGATTGTCGGCGCTGGCATCGCCGCTCCTGGCCCACTTAACCCCTTTACTGGGACGGTTATTACCATGCCCAACTTGCCAGGTTGGGAAAACTTCCCCATCCGCGACCGAATCGCCGCCCAAGTACCATTTCCAGTCGTGCTCGGCAACGATGCCAATTTGGCTGCCGTCGGCGAGTGGTTGTTCGGCGGTGGTCGTGGCATGCAAAATATGATCTACGTCACCATCAGCACGGGCGTTGGTGGTGGGGTCATTTGCGATGGCCGTTTGTTGCTCGGTCACAATGGCTTTGCTGCCGAAGTTGGACACATGGTGCTCGACCCGCACGGTTTTGCGCCCGCCACAGCAACCCCTGCTGGCTCGTGGGAAGCCCTCGCATCGGGCACATTTTTGGCCTACCACGCTGCCGAAGCGATGCGGGCTGGCACAGCAACCGTGCTTAATCAATTAACCACCCCCGATGCCGTCACCACGCATCATCTAGATCTGGCGGCGCAGCAAGGCGATGAGTTGGCACTACGTTTGATCGAAAATGCTGGCTTTTGGTCGGGGATTGCCTTTGTCAATTTGCTGCATATGTTCAGCCCTGAAGCGATTTTCGTGGGCGGTGGGGTTTCCAACTTAGGCGATCGTTTGCTCAACCCAGCTCGGGCTGAAATTACCAAACGTGCCTTGCCTGGCTATCGCAATGTGCCGATTCATCAAACCAAGATGGGCGATAACCTAGGGGTGCTTGGCGCTGCTGCCTATGCATTTAGCTCAATCGAACAAGCCTAATTTTAGCATCAAGCCGCTCAGTTCCAAAGCATCCTGACAACGCGCCTT
This genomic interval from Herpetosiphon gulosus contains the following:
- a CDS encoding ROK family protein gives rise to the protein MAFAIGIDLGGTHLRAALVDRDGEILAHERIRTEAHEGAEAVVGRITQLINAMIAAANGATIVGAGIAAPGPLNPFTGTVITMPNLPGWENFPIRDRIAAQVPFPVVLGNDANLAAVGEWLFGGGRGMQNMIYVTISTGVGGGVICDGRLLLGHNGFAAEVGHMVLDPHGFAPATATPAGSWEALASGTFLAYHAAEAMRAGTATVLNQLTTPDAVTTHHLDLAAQQGDELALRLIENAGFWSGIAFVNLLHMFSPEAIFVGGGVSNLGDRLLNPARAEITKRALPGYRNVPIHQTKMGDNLGVLGAAAYAFSSIEQA